A window from Nocardioides mesophilus encodes these proteins:
- a CDS encoding ABC transporter ATP-binding protein — protein MITIDSVTKTYGGFTAVNDVTFTAAPGRVTGFLGPNGAGKSTTLRILTGLTPPTTGTAHVFGRPFTALPNPALEVGVLLDASAQHAGRTGREILKVSQQMVGLPSARVDELLDLVGLTPSEARRRVRDYSLGMRQRLGIAHALLGDPAVLILDEPANGLDPAGIRWMRDLLRGYADRGATVLLSSHLLHEIEVIADDLVVIGNGHVVARGTKADLLATAGTHVRTRHAAALTRILSDAGIDATSTSPDVVRTTADPEAVGQLAAGAGIALIELRPAETAGLEEMFLELTADTQREGAAA, from the coding sequence ATGATCACGATCGATTCGGTCACCAAGACCTACGGCGGCTTCACCGCTGTCAACGACGTCACCTTCACCGCGGCCCCCGGACGCGTCACCGGGTTCCTTGGCCCGAATGGCGCCGGGAAGTCCACGACGCTCCGCATCCTCACCGGCCTCACCCCACCGACCACGGGGACCGCTCACGTCTTTGGCCGGCCCTTCACCGCGCTGCCGAATCCGGCTCTTGAGGTCGGCGTGCTCCTCGACGCCTCCGCGCAGCACGCCGGCCGGACCGGCCGCGAGATCCTCAAGGTCAGCCAACAGATGGTGGGACTCCCGAGCGCCAGAGTCGACGAGCTCCTCGACCTCGTCGGCCTCACCCCGTCCGAGGCCCGCCGTCGCGTCCGCGACTACTCCCTCGGTATGCGGCAACGACTCGGCATCGCCCACGCCCTCCTGGGCGATCCCGCCGTGCTGATCCTCGACGAGCCGGCCAACGGTCTCGACCCCGCAGGGATCCGTTGGATGCGCGACCTGCTACGCGGCTACGCAGACCGCGGAGCCACGGTGCTGCTCTCCTCACACCTGCTGCACGAGATCGAGGTCATCGCCGACGACCTGGTCGTCATCGGCAACGGACACGTGGTCGCCCGCGGCACCAAGGCCGACCTGCTCGCGACCGCGGGAACCCACGTTCGGACCCGACACGCCGCAGCACTCACCAGGATCCTGTCGGACGCTGGCATCGATGCGACCAGCACGTCACCGGACGTCGTCAGGACCACCGCCGACCCCGAAGCCGTCGGACAGCTCGCCGCGGGTGCCGGCATCGCCCTGATCGAGCTTCGACCCGCCGAGACGGCCGGGCTGGAGGAGATGTTCCTCGAGCTGACAGCCGACACCCAACGCGAAGGAGCAGCAGCATGA
- a CDS encoding MMPL family transporter, whose protein sequence is MNRFTRAVALAAARHPWRTVASWIFAIAAVFAIAASAGGTFADDFAAPGSQSSRATHLLSANFPQAAKGTALVVFQAQDGTTLVQNRASVASVLSDVAGLEHVASVTDPYQAGTISKDGRIGYAQLTLDVPERQMGKPAFSVLSNAVSSMEDEHLRVELGGDAVFLNSEDDSSGHVGVGLLVALLVLLVVFGTLVSAILPIGLSLVSVGGAIGAITLLAASMTVSVSAIPVAGLVGLGVGVDYALFVVARYRENRRASQNNRTALAAAMSSSGAAVVFAGGTVVIATTALAITGVGVLTSIGLATAIMVTFAVAAAVTLLPALLSLLGDRIDKGRMVRRRRPVKPVEQTVWWRFGHRVAARPWPYLAGAVIALVTLAAPSIAMQTAFPAAGDAPKETTHRQAYDLLTEGFGVGVNAPLTVVADLGRTDGVDQAGIPALADQIAAVPGIASVGPAQVSAEQDTVVFTADPTTGPADPATSRTIEKVRDVIPANVYVTGITATTDDLNAQLARTLPLFIGAVIAVSFLLLMMVFRSIAVPVKAAVMNLLSIGAAYGVLVAVFQWGWGVTLLGLQGATPPTSLIIVIMFPILFGLSMDYEVFLLSRVREEYLRTGDNTESVARGLAGTGRVVTSAALIMIAVFLSFVSSPVPSLKMLGLGLATAILVDATLVRMVLVPATMTLLGKANWWLPTWLDRALPHLDVEDAAGEGPTAGATANPAGTPGPPAYASAPRVMAATAPEPEELIDR, encoded by the coding sequence ATGAACCGCTTCACCCGCGCCGTCGCCCTGGCCGCCGCTCGGCACCCGTGGCGTACCGTCGCCAGCTGGATCTTCGCCATCGCCGCCGTCTTCGCCATCGCTGCCAGCGCTGGTGGCACCTTCGCGGACGACTTCGCCGCCCCCGGCAGCCAGAGCTCTCGGGCCACGCATCTGCTCAGCGCGAACTTCCCCCAAGCCGCGAAGGGCACCGCACTGGTCGTCTTCCAAGCCCAGGACGGCACCACGCTCGTCCAGAACCGGGCCTCGGTCGCCAGTGTCCTCAGCGACGTGGCCGGCCTCGAGCATGTCGCCTCGGTCACCGACCCCTACCAGGCAGGCACGATCTCCAAAGACGGGCGCATCGGTTACGCGCAGCTGACGCTGGATGTGCCCGAACGGCAGATGGGCAAGCCGGCATTCAGCGTGCTCTCCAACGCGGTGTCCAGCATGGAAGATGAACACTTACGCGTCGAACTCGGCGGCGACGCCGTCTTCCTCAACTCCGAGGACGACAGCTCCGGCCACGTTGGTGTCGGTCTCCTGGTCGCCTTGCTGGTGCTGCTGGTCGTGTTCGGCACCCTGGTCTCGGCGATCCTGCCGATTGGGCTCTCGCTGGTCTCGGTGGGCGGCGCCATCGGCGCCATCACGTTGCTCGCCGCCTCCATGACCGTGTCGGTCTCTGCCATCCCTGTCGCCGGGCTTGTCGGTCTCGGCGTCGGTGTTGACTACGCCTTGTTCGTCGTCGCCCGGTACCGAGAGAACCGCCGCGCCAGCCAGAACAATCGCACGGCGCTGGCCGCGGCCATGAGCTCCTCCGGCGCGGCCGTGGTCTTCGCCGGCGGCACCGTGGTCATCGCCACCACGGCCCTGGCCATCACGGGCGTCGGCGTGCTCACCTCGATCGGTCTGGCGACCGCGATCATGGTCACCTTCGCCGTCGCCGCGGCCGTCACCCTGCTGCCGGCCCTGCTCAGCTTGCTCGGCGACCGCATCGACAAGGGCCGGATGGTCCGCCGGCGCCGGCCCGTCAAGCCGGTGGAGCAGACTGTCTGGTGGCGCTTCGGGCACCGTGTAGCCGCCCGCCCCTGGCCCTACCTCGCCGGTGCCGTGATCGCGCTGGTCACCCTCGCCGCGCCCTCGATCGCCATGCAGACCGCGTTCCCCGCCGCCGGCGACGCGCCGAAGGAGACCACGCACCGGCAGGCCTACGACCTGCTCACCGAAGGGTTCGGCGTCGGTGTCAACGCACCACTGACCGTGGTCGCCGACCTCGGCCGCACCGACGGCGTGGACCAAGCGGGCATCCCGGCGCTCGCAGACCAGATCGCGGCCGTGCCCGGAATCGCCTCCGTCGGTCCGGCCCAAGTCTCGGCCGAGCAGGACACGGTGGTCTTCACCGCCGATCCGACGACCGGCCCGGCCGACCCGGCCACCTCGAGGACGATCGAGAAGGTCCGCGACGTCATTCCGGCCAACGTCTACGTCACTGGAATCACCGCGACCACCGACGACCTCAACGCGCAGCTCGCCCGAACGCTGCCGCTGTTCATCGGCGCGGTCATCGCCGTCTCGTTTCTCCTGCTGATGATGGTGTTCCGGTCCATCGCCGTCCCGGTCAAGGCAGCGGTCATGAACCTGCTGTCGATCGGCGCCGCGTACGGCGTCCTCGTCGCGGTCTTCCAGTGGGGCTGGGGCGTCACCCTCTTGGGCCTTCAGGGGGCGACACCACCCACCTCACTGATCATCGTGATCATGTTCCCGATCCTGTTTGGGCTCTCCATGGACTATGAGGTGTTCCTGCTCTCCAGGGTCCGCGAGGAGTACCTCCGCACCGGGGATAACACCGAATCCGTCGCCCGCGGACTCGCCGGCACCGGCCGCGTCGTCACCTCGGCAGCGCTGATCATGATCGCGGTGTTCCTGAGCTTCGTCTCCAGTCCCGTTCCGTCGCTGAAGATGCTCGGACTGGGCCTGGCCACCGCCATCCTTGTCGACGCCACCTTGGTGAGGATGGTTCTCGTGCCCGCCACCATGACGCTGCTGGGCAAGGCCAACTGGTGGTTGCCCACCTGGCTCGACCGGGCTCTGCCCCACCTTGACGTCGAGGACGCCGCCGGCGAGGGACCGACCGCAGGCGCCACCGCGAACCCCGCAGGCACGCCTGGTCCGCCAGCTTACGCAAGTGCGCCTCGCGTCATGGCCGCCACTGCCCCGGAGCCCGAGGAGCTCATCGATCGCTGA
- a CDS encoding NAD(P)/FAD-dependent oxidoreductase produces the protein MDEQTTPDTTQIGQHDATHASDHDGDYDVVVVGGGAAGLSAALVLGRARRRVAVVDAGQPRNAPAQHMQGFLGSDGLPPSELLARGRAEVTRYGVDLIAGTVNDITTCGTRPGSRRRFLLRLADGPTLSARRVLVTTGLRDDIPDVPGVRERWGRDLLHCPYCHGHEVGDQPLGVLGSTPETVAHAHLIRQWSKDVVLFTNGVTLTADQGEELVARGIGVVDAPVIRLVVEDDRLVGVEVGDGQVVPRAAVFVRPQFMPNAGLLTDLGCATRDSGWVAVDATGATSVPGAWAAGNAVNPRAQVITAAGEGSAAAIAINNDLVEEDIPIAVSNFRLGLPV, from the coding sequence ATGGACGAGCAGACGACCCCAGACACCACCCAGATCGGCCAGCATGACGCTACCCACGCCAGCGACCACGACGGCGACTACGACGTGGTCGTGGTTGGTGGCGGCGCGGCCGGGCTATCAGCAGCGCTCGTCCTGGGTCGCGCCCGCCGACGGGTCGCGGTCGTCGACGCCGGCCAGCCGCGCAACGCGCCCGCCCAGCACATGCAGGGGTTCCTCGGCTCCGACGGTCTCCCGCCCTCCGAACTCCTCGCGCGAGGCCGGGCCGAGGTGACCCGCTACGGCGTCGACCTCATCGCCGGCACGGTGAACGACATCACCACCTGCGGCACCCGCCCCGGCAGCCGCCGCCGGTTCCTACTGCGCCTGGCCGACGGCCCGACCCTGAGTGCCCGGCGAGTGCTGGTCACAACCGGCCTGCGCGACGACATCCCCGACGTCCCCGGGGTGCGCGAGCGGTGGGGACGGGACCTGCTCCACTGCCCGTACTGCCACGGACACGAGGTCGGCGACCAGCCCCTCGGTGTCCTCGGCAGCACCCCCGAGACGGTCGCCCATGCCCACCTGATCCGCCAGTGGTCGAAGGACGTCGTGCTCTTCACCAACGGCGTCACCCTGACCGCGGACCAGGGCGAAGAACTGGTCGCGCGCGGCATCGGCGTCGTGGACGCGCCCGTGATCCGCCTGGTCGTTGAGGACGACCGGCTGGTCGGCGTCGAGGTCGGCGACGGCCAGGTCGTACCTCGGGCCGCGGTGTTCGTCCGGCCGCAGTTTATGCCCAACGCCGGCCTCCTGACCGACCTCGGCTGCGCCACGCGCGACAGCGGCTGGGTCGCCGTCGACGCCACCGGCGCCACCTCGGTTCCGGGAGCGTGGGCGGCCGGCAACGCCGTCAACCCACGCGCCCAGGTCATCACCGCCGCCGGGGAAGGGTCCGCGGCCGCGATCGCCATCAACAACGACCTGGTCGAGGAAGACATCCCGATTGCGGTCAGCAACTTCAGGCTCGGCCTCCCGGTCTGA
- a CDS encoding helix-turn-helix domain-containing protein, whose product MAHDSDTVSATLALVGPRLRRVREQRGLTLTHAAARTGISKSTLSRLENGQRRPSLELLLPLAQAYRVPIDDLVGAPEVGDPRIRLKPRRVNGRTVLPLTRPGGIQAWKIVIPSAQSDPQPRSHDGFEWLYVLSGRMRLVLGERDMVLGVGEAAEFDTQVVHWFGSTGEEPAEVLSIFGRPGERMRLHAKHDIVEPVH is encoded by the coding sequence ATGGCACACGACTCCGACACCGTTTCCGCCACCCTCGCGCTGGTTGGTCCGCGGCTGCGGCGGGTCCGCGAGCAGCGCGGGTTGACGCTCACCCATGCCGCGGCCCGCACCGGCATCTCGAAGAGCACCCTGTCGCGTCTGGAAAACGGCCAGCGACGTCCCAGCCTGGAGTTGCTGCTGCCGCTGGCGCAGGCGTACCGGGTCCCGATCGACGACCTCGTCGGGGCCCCGGAGGTCGGCGACCCGCGAATCCGTCTCAAGCCGCGCCGGGTCAACGGTCGGACCGTGCTGCCGCTAACCCGGCCGGGGGGGATCCAGGCCTGGAAGATCGTCATCCCGTCCGCGCAGTCCGACCCGCAGCCCCGCAGCCACGACGGGTTCGAGTGGCTCTACGTCCTCTCGGGCCGCATGCGCCTGGTCCTCGGCGAGCGGGACATGGTCCTCGGTGTCGGGGAGGCCGCCGAGTTCGACACCCAAGTAGTGCACTGGTTCGGCAGCACCGGCGAGGAGCCCGCGGAGGTCCTGAGCATCTTCGGCCGGCCCGGCGAACGGATGCGCCTGCACGCGAAGCACGACATAGTTGAACCCGTGCACTAG
- a CDS encoding LuxR C-terminal-related transcriptional regulator, protein MPRPRLAGPLARASDAALTVVSAPAGFGKTSLVATWVADSGHASAWVSLDERDRQPAAFWSYVLSALERAVAGSAAAALTLWQSGRAPVERVLGGVVNELSVHDGDVVLVLDDYHLADGPDVAAGMSFLVDHLPPQLHLVISTRADPGLPLPRLRARGELVEIRAAELRFDLDEVAAYFNDLNGLGLPDEAVVALEARTEGWVAALQLAALSLRDRTDASAFVAEFTGDDRYVVDYLVEEVLDRQPEPVRRFLLDTSILRRLTAPLCDAVQDGTDRQPVETNGTKRAGGSRAMLDLLDRRNLFLIPLDDNRRWYRYHHLFADVLHAHLTLERPEEIAELHRRASRWYADNGDVEEAVRHALSAGDTDTAADLVEHALPELRRQRREQLLRRWADEIPGQALRNRPVLAIGLVGGLMASNDFDDVERRLEQVEDMLAGPPSELVTADPAALARVPAETEMYRAALSLVRGDPVATIARAERAAAAAPEGDDLTRASTAALRGLASWASGDIVAAHTAYLGATAALTREGYIADALGSTLAIADMELALGRLHDADRTLQDGLKLADRHRPDGGSPMRGTSDMLVAQARAAWHRDDLAAAADLLRRADDLGESAGLPQNPYRWRVAMARLRAAQRDWATALELLDEAERVYVGDFSPPVHPIHASRARVLIARGDLTGALEWARRYNVHDDDDLTYLREYEHVTLARLMLAQHRVTDSPVELQNATALLDRLLAAAEAGNRAGTVIEVEVLRAAAHHTAGDNQAGRRALEHAVDLAEPQGWTRFLIDAAPALADLVSGLAAQRPGSEYLHALLTSSRETPSPSNTAAPPAPEPAPTPQPLLDPLSDRELDVLRLLGSDLDGPAIAREMIVSLNTVRTHTKRIYTKLGVNNRRAAVSRAHQLGLLARTRRR, encoded by the coding sequence GTGCCGCGTCCGCGCCTGGCCGGCCCGCTGGCACGTGCATCCGATGCTGCCCTCACCGTGGTCTCCGCGCCGGCGGGTTTCGGGAAGACCTCGCTGGTGGCCACCTGGGTCGCCGACTCGGGTCACGCGAGCGCGTGGGTGTCATTGGATGAGCGCGACCGACAGCCCGCGGCGTTCTGGTCCTACGTCCTTAGCGCCCTCGAGCGAGCGGTGGCCGGTTCGGCGGCGGCGGCTCTGACGCTGTGGCAGTCGGGACGGGCCCCGGTCGAGAGGGTGCTCGGCGGGGTGGTGAACGAGCTCAGCGTTCATGACGGCGACGTGGTCCTGGTCCTCGATGACTACCATCTCGCCGATGGTCCCGACGTGGCGGCCGGCATGAGCTTCCTCGTCGACCACCTGCCCCCGCAGCTGCACCTGGTCATCAGCACGCGCGCCGACCCCGGTCTGCCGCTGCCCCGGCTTCGCGCCCGCGGTGAGCTTGTCGAGATCCGTGCCGCGGAGCTGAGGTTCGACCTCGACGAGGTGGCTGCCTACTTCAACGACCTCAACGGCCTCGGGCTGCCCGATGAGGCGGTGGTCGCGCTGGAGGCACGCACCGAGGGCTGGGTCGCCGCGCTCCAGCTCGCCGCCCTCTCGCTGCGCGACCGCACTGACGCCTCGGCATTCGTCGCCGAGTTCACCGGAGACGACCGGTACGTCGTGGACTACCTCGTCGAGGAGGTACTTGACCGGCAACCCGAGCCGGTCCGCCGATTCCTACTCGACACCTCCATTCTCAGACGCCTCACCGCGCCGCTGTGCGACGCCGTCCAGGACGGCACAGACCGGCAGCCGGTCGAGACCAACGGCACAAAGCGTGCGGGTGGCAGCCGCGCCATGCTCGACCTGCTGGACCGGCGCAACCTGTTCCTCATCCCCCTCGATGACAACCGGCGCTGGTACCGCTACCACCACCTGTTCGCCGACGTCCTGCACGCCCACCTCACCCTCGAACGACCCGAGGAGATCGCCGAGCTGCACCGCCGGGCGAGCCGTTGGTACGCCGACAACGGCGACGTGGAAGAGGCAGTCCGCCACGCCCTGAGCGCCGGCGACACCGACACCGCCGCCGACCTGGTCGAGCACGCACTGCCGGAGCTGCGTCGGCAGCGGCGTGAGCAGCTCCTGCGCCGCTGGGCCGACGAGATCCCCGGACAGGCCCTCCGCAACCGCCCGGTCCTCGCGATCGGGTTGGTGGGCGGACTGATGGCCAGCAACGACTTCGACGACGTCGAGCGACGCCTCGAGCAGGTTGAAGACATGCTGGCCGGGCCGCCGTCCGAGCTGGTGACCGCCGACCCGGCCGCGCTCGCGCGGGTTCCCGCGGAGACCGAGATGTATCGGGCCGCGCTGTCGCTAGTCAGGGGTGACCCGGTCGCCACCATCGCGCGCGCGGAGCGTGCCGCGGCTGCCGCACCGGAGGGCGACGACCTCACTCGCGCCTCCACAGCGGCACTCAGAGGCCTGGCGTCCTGGGCATCCGGCGACATCGTCGCCGCCCACACCGCCTACCTGGGAGCAACCGCAGCCCTCACCCGCGAGGGCTACATCGCCGACGCCCTCGGCTCCACCCTCGCCATCGCCGACATGGAACTCGCGCTCGGACGCCTCCATGATGCCGACCGCACCCTCCAGGACGGCCTGAAGCTCGCCGACCGGCACCGGCCCGACGGCGGATCGCCCATGCGCGGCACCTCGGACATGCTGGTCGCGCAGGCCCGCGCGGCCTGGCACCGCGACGACCTGGCCGCGGCGGCCGACCTGCTGCGCCGGGCCGACGACCTCGGAGAGTCCGCCGGACTGCCCCAGAACCCGTACCGGTGGCGGGTCGCGATGGCTCGCCTGCGGGCCGCCCAACGGGACTGGGCGACCGCACTCGAGCTCCTCGATGAGGCCGAACGGGTCTACGTCGGTGACTTCTCGCCACCGGTGCACCCCATCCATGCCAGCCGTGCCCGAGTCCTGATCGCCCGTGGCGACCTTACCGGAGCCCTTGAATGGGCGCGCCGCTACAACGTCCACGACGATGACGACCTCACCTACCTGCGCGAGTACGAGCACGTCACCCTCGCCCGGCTGATGCTCGCCCAGCACCGGGTCACGGACTCACCAGTCGAACTCCAGAACGCCACCGCGCTGCTCGACCGGCTGCTCGCCGCCGCCGAGGCCGGCAACCGTGCCGGCACCGTCATCGAGGTCGAGGTCCTGCGCGCCGCAGCCCACCACACGGCCGGCGACAACCAGGCGGGACGTCGGGCGCTCGAGCATGCCGTCGACCTCGCCGAACCCCAAGGCTGGACCCGCTTCCTCATCGACGCAGCGCCCGCGCTCGCTGACCTCGTCAGCGGACTCGCCGCCCAACGGCCCGGATCCGAGTACCTCCACGCGCTATTGACCAGCTCGCGTGAGACGCCATCACCATCGAACACGGCGGCACCGCCGGCACCGGAACCGGCGCCAACGCCCCAACCGCTCCTCGACCCGCTCAGCGACCGCGAGCTCGACGTACTCCGCCTGCTCGGATCAGACCTCGACGGCCCGGCCATCGCCCGAGAGATGATCGTCTCCCTGAACACAGTGCGCACCCACACCAAACGGATCTACACCAAGCTCGGCGTGAACAACCGCCGTGCGGCAGTGAGCCGCGCGCACCAGCTCGGACTCCTCGCACGGACGCGCCGCCGCTGA
- a CDS encoding GNAT family N-acetyltransferase translates to MTRLDDTTAIPHVLDTILSTERLRLRPATAEDTDATWTFRRLETVNEWLTGCPTDLDGYRALFNEPGRLATTVIVELSDGTIIGDFMLRREDAWAQLEVAEQAVGAQAELGWVLDPTYSGRGYATEAVHAMLHHCFTDLGVRRVVANCFLGNDASWRLMERVGMRRETHAVRESLHRSGQWLDTVAYALLAEEWVHKNARR, encoded by the coding sequence ATGACCCGCCTGGACGACACCACCGCCATCCCACACGTGCTCGACACAATCCTGAGCACCGAGCGCCTGCGACTTCGACCCGCCACCGCCGAGGACACCGACGCGACCTGGACCTTCCGGCGACTCGAGACCGTCAACGAGTGGCTCACCGGCTGCCCGACCGATCTCGACGGCTACCGTGCCCTCTTCAACGAGCCCGGCCGACTCGCCACCACGGTCATCGTCGAGCTGTCCGATGGCACCATCATCGGAGACTTCATGCTCCGCCGCGAAGACGCCTGGGCCCAGCTCGAGGTCGCAGAACAAGCGGTCGGCGCACAGGCCGAACTGGGTTGGGTCCTCGACCCCACGTACAGCGGACGCGGCTACGCCACCGAAGCCGTACACGCGATGCTCCACCACTGCTTCACCGACCTCGGCGTCCGCCGAGTCGTCGCCAACTGCTTCCTCGGCAACGACGCCTCCTGGCGCCTCATGGAACGCGTCGGCATGCGTCGCGAGACCCACGCGGTCCGGGAATCCCTGCACCGATCGGGCCAATGGCTGGACACGGTGGCCTACGCACTCCTCGCCGAGGAGTGGGTCCACAAGAACGCTCGCAGGTAA
- a CDS encoding DUF4386 domain-containing protein, translating to MAVKSPIHPRGPWGRPAARITRARLVEPARYARIGGALYLVIIVAGIVGPLLTRERLVVPGNATATADNIAASPELWRIGIAVDVVMQLCDLPVMLILFLLLAPVNKNVALLALLFNIIQTATLVANQQSLIAAQLASPEHPGLTDIAIDAYSYGEALGLAFFGFTLLGVGYLIRHSGYLPWILGLLAQIAGVGYVVNSFILLVAPDAPELASIALLVPAFVAELSLALWLLIKGVDASRLEMQLRSVQVT from the coding sequence ATGGCGGTGAAGTCGCCCATCCACCCACGCGGTCCGTGGGGCCGGCCCGCCGCGCGCATCACCCGGGCTCGGCTCGTGGAGCCCGCTCGATATGCACGGATCGGTGGTGCGCTGTACCTCGTCATCATCGTTGCCGGCATCGTCGGTCCGCTGCTGACCCGGGAGCGGCTCGTCGTGCCGGGCAATGCGACTGCCACCGCAGACAACATCGCAGCATCACCCGAGCTGTGGCGAATCGGCATCGCGGTCGACGTAGTGATGCAACTCTGTGACCTGCCGGTGATGTTGATCCTGTTCCTGCTGCTCGCGCCGGTCAACAAGAACGTCGCCCTACTCGCGCTGCTCTTCAACATCATTCAAACAGCGACCCTGGTGGCGAACCAGCAGAGCCTGATCGCCGCGCAACTCGCATCGCCCGAGCACCCCGGGCTGACCGATATCGCGATCGACGCGTACTCGTATGGCGAGGCGCTCGGACTGGCCTTCTTCGGCTTCACGCTGTTAGGGGTCGGGTACCTGATCCGGCACTCCGGCTACCTGCCGTGGATCCTCGGCCTGCTGGCGCAGATCGCTGGCGTCGGCTACGTCGTCAACAGCTTCATACTGCTTGTTGCTCCCGATGCTCCGGAGCTGGCGAGCATCGCGCTCCTCGTTCCGGCTTTCGTTGCGGAACTATCGCTCGCGCTGTGGCTGCTCATCAAAGGCGTCGACGCATCCCGGCTTGAAATGCAGCTTCGCAGCGTTCAGGTGACATGA
- the cobS gene encoding adenosylcobinamide-GDP ribazoletransferase, which translates to MRTLAAATMLLTRVPIPASAGSVDPARAAALYPVVGAAIGAIVAGVAVGSGELWPVLIAATLAVATEVALTGALHLDGLADCADGLAGRDREHRLQIMKDHSIGVYAASTLVLHLLLKVAALSTLLHALPPEEMLLLLIGVYAASRGAMLPLARLLPYARVEGTGRGVVQRLGTRQMMTGLALVIVALAAAVRVHPWVALLMALVAVLTTLAIGLLAHRRIGGVTGDVLGACAELTLLIMLLAGVAVLA; encoded by the coding sequence GTGCGGACCCTGGCCGCGGCCACGATGCTGCTCACCCGGGTGCCGATCCCCGCTTCGGCAGGCAGCGTCGACCCCGCACGTGCCGCCGCGCTCTATCCCGTTGTCGGGGCCGCGATCGGGGCCATCGTGGCGGGCGTCGCCGTCGGATCCGGGGAACTCTGGCCGGTGCTGATCGCTGCCACCTTGGCCGTTGCGACCGAGGTGGCGCTCACCGGTGCCCTGCACCTGGACGGGTTGGCTGACTGCGCCGACGGGCTGGCGGGCCGTGACCGCGAGCACCGGCTGCAGATCATGAAGGACCACTCCATCGGTGTCTATGCCGCGTCGACCCTGGTGCTGCACCTGCTGCTGAAGGTTGCTGCCCTGTCAACCCTGCTCCACGCGCTTCCGCCCGAGGAGATGCTGCTTCTCTTGATCGGCGTGTACGCCGCCTCTCGCGGCGCGATGCTGCCACTGGCGCGGTTGCTCCCCTACGCCCGGGTGGAGGGGACAGGCCGGGGCGTGGTCCAGAGACTGGGCACGAGGCAGATGATGACCGGGCTCGCCCTCGTCATTGTGGCGTTGGCTGCGGCGGTCCGGGTCCATCCTTGGGTGGCACTGCTGATGGCACTCGTCGCTGTGCTGACCACTCTGGCCATCGGACTGCTGGCGCACCGCCGGATCGGTGGCGTGACCGGCGACGTACTCGGCGCTTGTGCAGAGCTGACCCTGTTGATCATGTTGTTGGCTGGGGTCGCCGTACTCGCATAA
- the cobT gene encoding nicotinate-nucleotide--dimethylbenzimidazole phosphoribosyltransferase produces MTDLTILKSTIEAIRPASAQTLQEAMAAMADKVKPLGSLGHLEDIATRIASLRGRVDLPEPTPAVVVCAADHGVASQGVSAFPQAVTGLMLTAFGSGGAAVAVLSRAAGARLVVADLGVIDPPAVPSLLDRSVRPGTADSALEPAMTVAEATLALEHGIGIAHELIDDGVDLIALGEMGIGNTTTASALTAALLGCDAAATCGRGTGLDDVQVAHKVSVVDQILARHATSGVSNDPLATLASIGGLEVAALAGVVLGAAERRIPVLVDGFITGAAALVAARLAPASTDAMIAAHLSPEPGHALQLAALGLRPLLDLEMRLGEGSGAALAINLVRSAIAVLTEMATFASLGPAETSPVA; encoded by the coding sequence ATGACTGACCTGACGATATTGAAGAGCACCATCGAAGCGATCCGGCCCGCTTCGGCCCAGACCTTGCAGGAGGCCATGGCCGCCATGGCCGACAAGGTCAAACCACTGGGCAGCCTGGGCCACCTGGAGGACATCGCAACCCGGATCGCCTCCCTGCGCGGCCGCGTCGACCTGCCCGAACCGACCCCGGCCGTGGTGGTCTGTGCCGCCGATCACGGTGTCGCCAGCCAAGGGGTGAGCGCGTTCCCACAAGCAGTCACCGGGCTGATGCTCACCGCCTTCGGCAGTGGAGGTGCCGCCGTGGCGGTGCTTTCCCGCGCCGCCGGCGCACGGCTTGTGGTGGCCGACCTTGGCGTGATCGACCCGCCGGCGGTGCCCAGCCTGCTGGACCGCAGCGTCCGTCCGGGTACGGCGGACAGCGCCCTCGAGCCTGCGATGACCGTTGCCGAGGCGACTTTGGCACTGGAGCACGGCATCGGCATCGCCCACGAGCTCATCGACGACGGTGTCGACCTGATTGCGCTGGGCGAGATGGGCATCGGCAACACCACCACTGCCAGCGCCCTGACGGCTGCACTCCTCGGCTGCGATGCTGCAGCGACCTGTGGCCGTGGCACCGGGCTAGACGACGTGCAGGTGGCCCACAAGGTCTCGGTGGTCGACCAGATTTTGGCGCGACATGCGACATCCGGGGTGTCCAATGACCCGCTGGCCACTCTTGCCTCGATCGGTGGACTTGAGGTGGCGGCACTTGCTGGCGTCGTACTCGGGGCCGCGGAGCGGCGGATCCCCGTGCTCGTCGACGGATTCATCACGGGAGCCGCTGCGCTGGTGGCTGCTCGACTCGCCCCTGCGAGCACCGATGCCATGATCGCCGCGCACCTGTCCCCCGAGCCCGGGCACGCTCTGCAGCTCGCCGCGCTCGGGCTGCGTCCGCTGCTCGACCTGGAGATGCGGCTGGGCGAGGGCAGCGGCGCTGCACTGGCGATCAACCTGGTCCGCTCAGCTATCGCGGTACTCACCGAGATGGCGACGTTCGCCAGCCTCGGCCCGGCCGAGACCAGCCCGGTGGCGTGA